In Oncorhynchus mykiss isolate Arlee chromosome 32, USDA_OmykA_1.1, whole genome shotgun sequence, the DNA window TCTCTCCGGTCTTCAGATTGCAACCTGAGTGAAGAGGACCTACTGGTGCTGGAGCTGCTCCGCTGGTTTAAAGGGGATTTCTTCTCCTGGGTGGACTGCCTGCCGTGCAACCACTGTGGGGGTCCAACCCAGTCCTCAGGCCCACTGGCCCCTTCTACAGAGGACCTTCGCTGGGGAGCCCAGAGGGTAGAGAACCATCACTGTCAGGCCTGTAACCAGTCTACCAGGTTCCCCAGGTGGGTTCAATTAGTCAGTGTTTTCTCTATCATTATATATCCCACCTGTTCCAAAGAAGAGCTGGAACGTGATCCTACATGGCCAGTTGGTAGGAGCGTGGCGCTAACAATTCCAAGGTCGTGGGTTCAATTTCTGCAGGGattttaataaaaaatgtatgcactcactactgtatgtcACATTGGATAAAACATCTGCTAAGCTACATATTAAGACATCACTCCTGTGTGCAGGTACAACAACCCTGAGAAGCTGCTGGAAACCAGGAGAGGGCGCTGTGGGGAGTGGGCCAACTGTTTCACCCTGTGCTGCAGAGCCCTGGACCTGGAGGCCAGGTATATCTGGGACAGCACAGGTACTGTAACTCTATTCATTCATGTTAAAGCACAGAAGCTGTTACTGGAGGCTCTACTAATTAAGACTGGTTCAGGAGGGGGTCTTTCGCATGTTCCTATTGTGTGACTGCTTTCCCATTCTCTGCTATTAACCCTGGAGAGGTTCATTGACTACATGGAGCTATTGGCTCCGTGGTGGTTTATCCTATTCTCAACTATTTCTAACTGGCCATAACTGTGTATCTCTGCAAATACTGTATGGCAGATATGTGGTTAATATGTTCTTCTGTTCCTTGTCCTGTCCCAGACCACGTGTGGACGGAGGTGTACTCTGCCTCTCAGCATCGCTGGCTGCACTGTGACTCCTGTGAGAACGCCTGTGACAAACCTTTGCTCTATGAGATTGGCTGGGGGAAGAAACTAGACTACGTTCTGGCTTTTTCCAAGGACCAGGTGAGGAACACACTCGCTCTCACACAGAATGTACACTTTGAAGGTGCCGGAGAGAGTAGTTGGCGTTTCCCACTGAAAATGCCGCGTTCAAACACAATAGAATAGTGAGCATTCACTTAGGCCCAATCTGTTAAAGTATGAAGCGATGCTTTACCTAATCTCTTCACCCATGCTTAGCTTGAATACACACACTTCAGAAACAAATGAGTCAATAAGTCTCTAGCTGTGGCTTGTAGAGTTTTCAGGATGTTAGGAGTGTGTTGTGCTGCAGGTGGTGGATGTGACCTGGAGGTATTCCTGTTACCACCCAGAGGTCCTGTCCAGACGGAACAAGGTCCAGGAGCCCTGGCTGCTAAACACCATCAACGGGCTCAATGCTGTGGTAGGTTCACCTCAGACCTCCACCACTTTTTAACCTCATATATTCATCACCAAACCCGTGTCTACATATGTGTAAACCGGTATAGTGCTTCACGTGTTATGAGCATATATGTTATGCAATTTGTGTAGAGAGACCTCTCATCTGGTGAGGTAGATTGTAAACATACAAGCAACTGTATTCAAAAGGAGGCTTATTAAATGTACTTTTTAAACTATACTTTTAAACTTAATGGCCCTGAATTTGCCAGTCAGCTCAAGAGATTCTGCAGCCCCTCATCCATGTTGTTCAGGGTTTGTCTATAGAGGCACCAGTCACTTTACCCAGAGCCTGATAACATTCCTATGTGTTCATCTGTAGAGGGTAGAGCTCAGTCACCCATCACTTTTTTGTATTCATGTCCAGAGGCAGCAGTCCCTGAGCTCTGAGAGGAAGAAGGAGCTGTTAGAGAGACTCCTAGTGGAGCTGGTGGAGTTTATATCTCCTAAGACACCCAAACAGGGCGAGCTGGGAGGACGCAACTCTGGCTCCCTGGCCTGGAGGAATGCCCGCGGCGAAACAGGACCAGGGACTACCCCATCGGTGAGCTTTACAGCTGTGTTACTGAGTCAAATAACTTGTTACTTCCTTGCATCTTTGTGGACCCACTGGGACCACTGATTCGAACATGTATGCATGTATGACTgtagtcgctttggataaaagtgtctgctaaatggtgttgttgttgttattattattattattattattattattattattattattagtattattaataATAACTGTAATGGTCCTTTGAGTCCGATATAAGACAATTGTTCCTTGGGGACCAATGGGGAAAtgtctcttttttttaaatgaatgtatTTGTGTTTCTCTCTACCAGGCTGCTGCAGCAGAGTTTGTGTTTGTTCCGACTGAGAAGGAGAAGAGTGGGAGAGTATTCCATCTGCGGTACAACTCCACCAAGGATCACTACTGCAGAGTGTCCAATGACAGTGAGGACATCCAGGGCTGGGACAAGACTGTGTGGAGGAAAGAGTCTGTCTTCAGGAAGCTGGAGAATGACTGGCACATGGTTAGTTTTTATCCATGATATATCATAAACGACAAGATGCAATGCTCTTATTGATTCAATCTAGTTCTTATATTGACACATCACTGGGATACTTTGTTGCTTTTCTGTCTTTTTAATATTGGTCAGTCTTTGATCATTAATTCAAGGGCATTCCTTTTTTGCAGAACCAATAATAAAGAAGTAGCCTTTATCAATATATCCTAACTCGTATGATGTATGTATCGCAACTGTAAATGTTTCCAAATTTCTGTTGTCTTTTTCCTGTCAGTAAATGCGCTCTGTCCTGTCAGGTATATCTAGCTCGTACAGAGGGCTCATCGTCAGGGAAGATCAGTTGGAAGTTGGACTGTGCTCCTGTAAGGATGAAGATAAAGACGGTCTCAGTCAGAGCATGCAGCCAGACCTTTCACTCTGGAACCGTCCGCTGGTGTCTGCAGTCTGGACAGAACACCACAGAGTTCTCAGGAGGTTGATGGATGATTGATAGATTTGTCTGGTTTATGTGACCCATCCCTTTCACTATTAAGTTGGAAGCATTTTTTCAAATTGACTTGAAGTGCTAATTGTATACTTAGTGATTTGTAAATGTAAAATGGATATTATGATTTGATAATCAGGTATGCTTTGCTTGTGCACTTAAATGATATATTTTTCTTCTTTATCCTGCATAACAATGGCTTTATGTTTTGTTATGTTTTTGAACACCCAGA includes these proteins:
- the ngly1 gene encoding peptide-N(4)-(N-acetyl-beta-glucosaminyl)asparagine amidase: MAESQGFSTLCENSNEVFLDVAKLLITYADNILRNPNEGKYRSIRIGNPTFSTKLLPIRGAVECLFEMGFEEAETHLVFPKSASVDQLRRIRESIAAERDQRLGVGQPQQSPVTASATALASAPASAAAQGPPVTASLAARQTPAQAPSLESSMIFLTTLQSNFQHVMEYENSELQQKALGVIPHQQLTTTAKEKLQQAKQADPDCNLSEEDLLVLELLRWFKGDFFSWVDCLPCNHCGGPTQSSGPLAPSTEDLRWGAQRVENHHCQACNQSTRFPRYNNPEKLLETRRGRCGEWANCFTLCCRALDLEARYIWDSTDHVWTEVYSASQHRWLHCDSCENACDKPLLYEIGWGKKLDYVLAFSKDQVVDVTWRYSCYHPEVLSRRNKVQEPWLLNTINGLNAVRQQSLSSERKKELLERLLVELVEFISPKTPKQGELGGRNSGSLAWRNARGETGPGTTPSAAAAEFVFVPTEKEKSGRVFHLRYNSTKDHYCRVSNDSEDIQGWDKTVWRKESVFRKLENDWHMVYLARTEGSSSGKISWKLDCAPVRMKIKTVSVRACSQTFHSGTVRWCLQSGQNTTEFSGDGEMHLLPGLSGSSELVLEAELAGGEGESSWQHSQLFRRSLNEPEESSLEILVEMEEDA